A window of the Pecten maximus chromosome 19, xPecMax1.1, whole genome shotgun sequence genome harbors these coding sequences:
- the LOC117317390 gene encoding phenylethanolamine N-methyltransferase-like isoform X3, translated as MRSSTQVLLKAAVYSTSGQVRQYIPSLVPAAMLMTYISPTSLHKIGKVLTDWWKSDKTSVENVTEYILMKENSSETVTDRHNTMKEKVRDVLSIDVNLSEPLGTGCDVTHFDIITSSLCLEAAAQTLDQYRSNAANVSSLLKSGGHLILNGVLGQSWYRVGEAKFACVSLTREDIESIFVSCGFDIVSMETVMSQEGGYYSDFQGYFIMHANKN; from the exons GTATTATTAAAGGCGGCAGTCTACTCGACATCGGGACAGGTCCGTCAGTACATTCCATCATTAGTGCCTGCCGCCATGTTGATGACGTATATCTCTCCGACATCACTGCACAAAATAGGGAAAGTGCTTACTGATTGGTGGAAAAGCGACAAAACAAGCGTGGAAAACGTCACTGAGTACATCTTGATGAAGGAGAATTCGAG TGAAACCGTCACGGACAGACACAACACGATGAAAGAGAAAGTACGGGATGTCTTGTCTATTGATGTTAACTTGTCGGAGCCACTCGGAACCGGATGTGACGTCACCCATTTTGATATTATCACATCCAGCCTCTGTCTGGAAGCAGCAGCTCAAACACTTGACCAGTATCGCTCCAACGCAGCAAACGTGTCGTCGTTATTAAAGAGCGGGGGACATTTGATCCTGAACGGAGTTCTGGGACAGAGCTGGTACCGGGTGGGCGAGGCAAAGTTCGCGTGTGTTAGTCTCACCAGGGAAGATATAGAATCCATCTTCGTCAGCTGTGGGTTTGACATTGTATCCATGGAAACTGTGATGTCACAAGAAGGTGGTTATTACTCCGATTTCCAAGGTTATTTTATCATGCACGCCAACAAAAACTAA
- the LOC117317390 gene encoding phenylethanolamine N-methyltransferase-like isoform X2 has protein sequence MTSAFNKQVLLKAAVYSTSGQVRQYIPSLVPAAMLMTYISPTSLHKIGKVLTDWWKSDKTSVENVTEYILMKENSSETVTDRHNTMKEKVRDVLSIDVNLSEPLGTGCDVTHFDIITSSLCLEAAAQTLDQYRSNAANVSSLLKSGGHLILNGVLGQSWYRVGEAKFACVSLTREDIESIFVSCGFDIVSMETVMSQEGGYYSDFQGYFIMHANKN, from the exons ATGACATCCGCTTttaataaacag GTATTATTAAAGGCGGCAGTCTACTCGACATCGGGACAGGTCCGTCAGTACATTCCATCATTAGTGCCTGCCGCCATGTTGATGACGTATATCTCTCCGACATCACTGCACAAAATAGGGAAAGTGCTTACTGATTGGTGGAAAAGCGACAAAACAAGCGTGGAAAACGTCACTGAGTACATCTTGATGAAGGAGAATTCGAG TGAAACCGTCACGGACAGACACAACACGATGAAAGAGAAAGTACGGGATGTCTTGTCTATTGATGTTAACTTGTCGGAGCCACTCGGAACCGGATGTGACGTCACCCATTTTGATATTATCACATCCAGCCTCTGTCTGGAAGCAGCAGCTCAAACACTTGACCAGTATCGCTCCAACGCAGCAAACGTGTCGTCGTTATTAAAGAGCGGGGGACATTTGATCCTGAACGGAGTTCTGGGACAGAGCTGGTACCGGGTGGGCGAGGCAAAGTTCGCGTGTGTTAGTCTCACCAGGGAAGATATAGAATCCATCTTCGTCAGCTGTGGGTTTGACATTGTATCCATGGAAACTGTGATGTCACAAGAAGGTGGTTATTACTCCGATTTCCAAGGTTATTTTATCATGCACGCCAACAAAAACTAA